From Rhizobium tumorigenes, the proteins below share one genomic window:
- a CDS encoding helix-turn-helix domain-containing protein has protein sequence MKSGTDTFGCPFSKLYKDQVLHGADISVFRKGTRDDRIEQVVTPASNRGFAVGISTLAGHTRRIFQGHRATHHVFAQDSLYIRNLAEPYKADLGGSFDFLLLEISPSALSRIVEEADFSGVTSLEAETASSDPVLANLVRALIPALERPEEASKLFIDQLATAIGTHLVQRYGGRSLASPLNLRRLSRSQEMLAKNILLENLDGDVSILDVARACNLSRGYFIRAFRETTGMTPHRWLVNERISHARKLLRAQEMPLSEVAISCGFADQSHFTRVFTNVVGTTPGNWRRNS, from the coding sequence ATCAAGTCGGGCACCGACACTTTCGGATGCCCGTTCAGCAAGCTCTACAAAGATCAAGTGCTTCATGGTGCCGATATCAGTGTCTTCCGCAAAGGTACGAGAGATGACAGAATCGAGCAGGTCGTAACACCGGCCAGCAACCGCGGATTTGCGGTCGGAATCTCGACGCTTGCCGGACATACGCGACGTATTTTCCAGGGCCATCGCGCGACGCACCATGTGTTCGCACAGGACTCACTTTACATCCGCAATCTAGCCGAGCCCTACAAAGCCGATCTCGGCGGTTCCTTTGATTTCCTATTGCTGGAGATTTCTCCAAGCGCCTTGAGCCGTATCGTTGAGGAAGCGGATTTCTCAGGCGTGACGTCTCTCGAAGCCGAGACTGCATCATCAGACCCTGTGCTTGCCAATCTGGTGCGTGCGCTGATCCCTGCGCTCGAACGACCCGAGGAGGCAAGCAAGCTGTTCATCGACCAACTGGCGACGGCAATCGGAACCCATCTTGTCCAGCGCTACGGCGGCAGGTCGCTCGCGTCACCGCTGAATTTGAGAAGGCTTTCGCGCTCGCAGGAAATGTTGGCAAAAAACATTCTTCTTGAAAATCTGGATGGCGACGTGTCCATTCTCGACGTCGCGCGAGCCTGCAATCTGTCGCGTGGCTATTTCATTCGCGCCTTCCGCGAGACCACCGGCATGACACCGCATCGATGGCTCGTCAACGAACGGATCTCCCATGCCCGCAAACTTCTGCGCGCGCAGGAAATGCCATTGTCAGAAGTGGCAATAAGCTGCGGGTTTGCGGACCAAAGCCATTTCACCCGCGTTTTCACGAACGTCGTCGGTACGACGCCGGGCAATTGGCGTCGCAATAGCTGA